A single genomic interval of Streptomyces sp. NBC_00663 harbors:
- a CDS encoding MarR family winged helix-turn-helix transcriptional regulator has product MRQDIDHVAAGLAACLPALYRALDRQVGQDFPHPKPPEAQLALLRHVEAHEGVTVRETADALLMKPNNVSALVTQMTELGLLERRPDPADKRVAHLHLTPTSRQRLAEVNQLKGAHLARALRALTDGELDALGSALGALESLSGHLHTHAR; this is encoded by the coding sequence ATGCGCCAGGACATCGACCACGTGGCCGCAGGCCTCGCGGCGTGCCTGCCCGCCCTCTACCGCGCCCTGGACCGCCAGGTCGGCCAGGACTTCCCGCACCCCAAGCCGCCCGAGGCCCAGCTGGCCCTGCTGCGCCATGTCGAGGCACACGAGGGCGTGACCGTGCGCGAGACCGCGGACGCCCTGCTGATGAAGCCGAACAACGTGAGCGCGCTGGTCACACAGATGACCGAGCTGGGACTGCTGGAACGCCGGCCGGACCCCGCCGACAAGCGGGTCGCGCATCTGCATCTCACCCCGACCTCCCGGCAACGTCTCGCCGAGGTCAACCAGCTCAAGGGCGCCCATCTCGCGCGCGCCCTGCGCGCCCTCACCGACGGCGAACTGGACGCCCTCGGCTCGGCGTTGGGAGCACTCGAGTCGCTCAGCGGACACCTCCACACCCACGCCCGCTGA